One genomic window of Ornithorhynchus anatinus isolate Pmale09 chromosome 10, mOrnAna1.pri.v4, whole genome shotgun sequence includes the following:
- the PLK2 gene encoding serine/threonine-protein kinase PLK2, translating to MELLRTITYQPAASAKVGEQALGKACTGESKKKPQQQQPEEQQLQQLQQQAPPAALHHHHHHHHSHSSAEISRIIIDPGTGKRYCRGKVLGKGGFAKCYEMTDLTNNKVYAAKIIPHSRVAKPHQREKIDKEIELHRILHHRHVVQFYHYFEDKENIYILLEYCSRRSMAHILKARKVLTEPEVRYYLRQIVSGLKYLHEQEILHRDLKLGNFFINEAMELKVGDFGLAARLEPLEHRRRTICGTPNYLSPEVLNKQGHGCESDIWALGCVMYTMLLGRPPFETTNLKETYRCIREARYTMPSSLLAPAKHLIASMLSKNPEDRPRLDDIIRHDFFLQGFTPERLSSSCCHTVPDFHLSSPAKNFFKKAAAALFGGKKEKARYFDAHNRLAKEDEEIYKLRHDLKKASITQQPHKHRTDEEIQPPNMTVVKSGAPATDHKQPIGDSIRMIVRGTLGSCSSSSECLEDSTMGSVADTVARVLRGCLENMPEADCIPKEQLTTSFQWVTKWVDYSNKYGFGYQLSDHTVGVLFNNGAHMSLLPDKKTVHYYAELGQCSVFPATDAPEQLISQVTVLKYFSHYMEENLMDGGDLPSVTDVRRPRLYLLQWLKSDKALMMLFNDGTFQVNFYHDHTKIILCSQSDEYLLTYINEERISTTIRLTTLLISGCSLELKNRMEYALNMLLQRCN from the exons ATGGAGTTACTGCGGACTATTACCTACCAGCCGGCTGCCAGTGCCAAGGTGGGCGAGCAGGCGCTGGGCAAAGCCTGCACGGGGGAGTCCAAAAAGaagccgcagcagcagcaaccggaggagcagcagctgcagcagctgcagcagcaggccCCCCCGGCTGCcctgcaccaccaccaccaccatcaccactctCACTCCAGCGCCGAGATCTCCAGGATTATCATCGATCCCGGCACGGGCAAGCGCTACTGCCGGGGCAAGGTGCTGGGCAAG GGTGGCTTTGCGAAGTGCTATGAGATGACCGACTTGACAAACAACAAAGTTTACGCTGCAAAAATCATTCCACACAGCAGGGTAGCCAAACCTCATCAAAGGGAAAAG ATCGACAAAGAAATAGAGCTGCACAGAATTCTTCATCACCGGCATGTGGTGCAGTTCTACCACTACTTTGAGGACAAAGAAAATATTTACATTCTCCTGGAGTACTGCAGTAGGCGG tctATGGCTCACATCTTGAAAGCAAGAAAGGTGTTAACCGAACCAGAAGTGCGATACTACCTCAGGCAGATCGTGTCAGGACTGAAGTACCTTCATGAGCAAGAAATATTGCATAGAGACCTTAAGCTAG GTAACTTCTTCATCAATGAAGCCATGGAATTGAAAGTGGGCGACTTTGGCTTGGCAGCTCGGCTGGAACCTTTGGAGCACAGGAGACG GACAATATGCGGCACACCAAACTATCTCTCACccgaagtgctcaacaaacaagGACATGGCTGTGAATCAGACATTTGGGCCTTAGGCTGTGTAAT GTATACGATGCTCTTGGGAAGACCCCCGTTTGAGACAACCAATCTAAAAGAAACCTACAGGTGTATAAGGGAAGCCAGGTACACCATGCCCTCATCCTTGCTGGCCCCAGCGAAACACTTAATAGCCAGCATGCTGTCCAAAAACCCAGAGGATCGCCCCAGGCTGGATGACATCATTCGACATGACTTCTTCTTGCAG GGCTTCACACCAGAAAGACTGTCCTCAAGCTGCTGCCATACTGTGCCAGACTTCCACTTGTCAAGCCCAGCTAAGAACTTCTTTAAGAAGGCAGCGGCTGCTCTCTTTGGGGGTAAAAAGGAAAAAGCAAGATACTtcgatgcacata ACAGACTGGCTAAAGAGGATGAAGAAATTTACAAGCTTAGGCATGACTTGAAGAAGGCTTCCATAACCCAGCAACCCCACAAACACAGAACAGATGAG gaGATCCAACCACCCAATATGACCGTGGTCAAGTCTGGAGCGCCGGCAACAGATCACAAGCAGCCAATCGGGGATTCCATTAGGATGATAGTGAGAGGAACTCTGggtagctgcagcagcagcagcgaat GTCTGGAGGACAGTACTATGGGCAGTGTGGCTGACACAGTGGCAAGGGTTCTGAGGGGATGCCTTGAGAATATGCCAGAGGCCGACTGCATCCCCAAAGAGCAGCTGACCACGTCCTTTCAGTGGGTCACCAAATGGGTAGATTACTCGAATAAATACGGCTTTGGGTACCAGCTGTCGGATCACACAGTCGGGGTCCTCTTCAACAACGGGGCCCACATGAGCCTTCTCCCTGACAAAAA AACAGTCCACTACTATGCAGAGCTTGGCCAGTGCTCAGTGTTTCCTGCTACAGATGCTCCTGAACAGTTAATTAGCCAAGTCACGGTGCTGAAATATTTCTCACACTACATGGAGGAGAATCTCATGGAT GGCGGAGACCTGCCTAGTGTCACTGATGTTCGCAGGCCCCGGCTCTACCTCCTCCAGTGGCTAAAATCTGATAAGGCCTTAATGATGCTGTTCAACGATGGCACATTTCAG GTGAACTTCTACCACGATCATACGAAAATAATCCTCTGCAGCCAGAGCGATGAGTATCTACTCACTTACATCAACGAAGAGAGGATCTCCACGACGATCCGGCTGACTACTTTACTGATCTCTGGATGCTCGCTGGAACTAAAAAATCGAATGGAATATGCACTGAATATGCTGCTGCAACGCTGTAACTAG